GGGCTCAGCCACTCATCCGTTGCCGGGTATCGAGGCTGAGATTGTCGATGAAAACGGTGCGCCGGTGGCAAGAGGTGCAGGGGGGCTGCTCATTATTACCTCACCCTGGCCGGCCATGCTGCGGGGCATCTACGGTGATCCGGAACGCTTCAAGGAGGTTTACTGGAGCCGGTTCCCCGGAAACTATTTCACTGGCGACGGCGCCCAACTCGATAAGGACGGCTACTTCTGGATACTCGGCAGGGTTGACGACGTGATCAACGTTTCCGGCCATCGCCTGGGCACCATGGAAATTGAGTCAGCCTGCGTCGATCACCCTGCCGTATCGGAAGCAGCGGCCATCGGTATCGATCACGAAATCAAGGGATCGGCCATTGTGGTATTCGTCAGCCTGACTGCAGCGCACGCGGGGAATTCATCACTGGGGGAAGCTATCCGGCAGCATGTCGCCGCGAAAATCGGCGCGTTCGCAAGGCCGGAAAAAGTGATTATCACCCAGGAACTTCCCAAGACCCGCAGTGGCAAGATCATGCGGCGTCTGCTACGTGATATCGCGGAGGGCAAGGCCATCGGCGATACGACCACCCTGGCCGACAGTAAGGTCATCGACCGTCTCAAGGCTAAATACGAGCAACGGGAGGGTTAGATCTTCTACTGCCCTCATAACCGCCCCTGCAACCGAGCATCTGACGGCCGGGAACCACTGGAGGGATCCTGGCTTCCGAAAATGATCCTTTTCATTAGCATTCAGCTGACTGAAATTCATGCCATTACAACCAGCTATCAGTATTGATGGAGGCCGATGGTGGAGCAGCTTTTTCGAACATCGCATGAGCCTAAAACTCTTGAACTTGAGCGCACAGATGACGGACGATTGCGCCTTCTCCTTACGCTCAAGAAATTGGGCTATGAAACTAAACTAGAGTATTTTCTCGATGAGGAGGAGGCCAAACAGTTAAGTGCAGCGTTAAAGCGCTAAGGCGCATGATAGCGCCTGGCTCGCGCGGCACGTCGGGGACAAGCGCTCATGCCGGGTAATTCGGTCACCATACCAGGTAAACCAACGATACTGTTAATCGATGGGTCGCGTAACCTGGAGGGATGGGAAGCCGGTTTCTGCGAGCGGCTGTTCAAGACACTGCTGCGCCGTGGAATCCAGCTGGCAACCGAGGTCCCATTGCGAGCCGAAAAACCGGGCGAGATTGTTCCCCGCTTAGACCCGGATGACGGATTCAACTGTATACTTCTGCTATGCCATGGTGCGGGAGAGCGTGTATCTCAGGAAGCCAAGCTCAGCAGCTATTGGGAGTGGCTTAACCGCTATCCGTGGCAGAGTCCCAAACTTTTTGCGGCTTTGACCTGGCAGAGCTATGACCCCCATGCAAGTCGCGATATTCTGGAGTCATCGAACAGCTTTGCCCCGGTGGCGCTGGCCCCCACTGCTTCCGTAACCCCCCGCTTGGGGGGACTCTTTTTTGTGAAATTCTTTGTGGAGTTGCACTTGCATTCATTGGACTCCATTTCCGGCGGTATGGCGAGATTTTCTTACGCCAAGGCCAGGCACCTTTTGGAACGGCGAGGATTAAGTGACGCGGTGGGCTTTCGGGGTTAGCTCAAGCCGTATGGGAGTCACATCGCAGCAATGCAGCCCATAGGGGCGGGGGTAACAAAACAATAAAACAAGGTAGTTTGATGGAGTATCAATCAAGGACAGGAGGTGTTCTTACATGGCGCGAATCTTAATCATATCAACTCACGGCTCAGAGGATCCCACGCGAGCAGGTTTGGCATTTTTCCTGGCTCAAGGTTCAATTGAGGCGGGACACGAGCCGGAGGTGATACTTGCAGGCGATGCGAGCGTGTTGGCGAGGAAGGTGGTATCCGATAGTGTCCTTCCTGTGGGTATCCCCCCACTTAAAGATTTGATTCAGAGCGCATTGGAGAATAATGTACCTATTTACACCTGAGGCGCGTGTGGCAAGGCCCGGGGGGTCTTGGATGAAGACCTGGAGTGGTTAAATTCAAGGTGGATTACTCCGAAAGAAGTAGCGCAATTAACAGTGGATGTGGATCGCGTGATAACGTTGTAGTACCTGGCCTATAAAGCAACGACATGATAGGGGCACAAGGAGCCGGCGGTTGTCCGTTGCCTTGTTGTTGGTCCTTACTTCACTGGACGGTAGATTCGGTTAGCAAGCGTTTATCATCATTAAATGACTCCCATCCACCGAAATAGCCTAGACCCCGAATCAGTCATTGATTGCGTCCGTTGGCATGCCACCACGTAAACGGAAGAGAGCTGAGCTAGGTCGATTATCTGAACCGCACCTCTCACAAAATCAGGAAGTTGAATTCGCCAGGGGCGTTGCGCTCTTCAACAAACAGCAATATTATGAAGCGCACGAGGCGTGGGAAAACGTCTGGCGAGATATGTCGGATAAGCAAGAGGATGACGCCGAAATAATTTTTCGTGGTCTTATACAGTTCACGGCGGGACTGCATTTGTTTTCCATCGGCAAGTTGGAAGGGGCGATGAGGAATCTCCTCAAGGCAAAAGAAAAATTGGCCTTGTACGATAAGCCATTTTTGGGCATCGATTTGAACGGATTGGTAGCAACGATTCCATCATCCGTCAACGCGCCACAGGAACCATCCGGCTACCAGATTCTGCTTGCAGTCAAGCATGAAAACTGAAGGCTCCGCGCCTTTTTCTTGAGCAACAAGGCGCCGAGTAGGTATTTAGATCGCCCTAAACACGGGGCAGTCGAGGGAGATCGCAAATGCAACTGTTGAAGGATATGAGCTGCCAGGCCTGCCGCAAGGACTCACCCCGGGTCACGGAGGAGGAGATCCAGGAGCTGCTGCCCAAGTTGCCTGATTGGGCGCTGGTGGAACGTAGCGGCATCCCGAGGCTCGAGCGAGCGTACAGGTTTGAAAATTTCGCGCAGGCCCTACTGTTCACCACTGGAGTGGGCCAGCTGGCGGAGCAAGAGGGACACCATCCGGCCCTCTTGACAGAATGGGGTAAAGTAACGGTAACCTGGTGGACGCACGTCATTCACGGCCTGCACCGCAACGATTTTATCATGGCAGCCAAGACGGATGGATTGTACCCGTAGCCGAGGATGTGTCAGCGGCAGGAACTGGAATCCAACAGATCACACCCGGCTCTGGGTTGGGTGCCTTGCCGGTGCCATGGCGGTATGGAACGCAAGCAGCGCCGACGCGTACTTCCCACAGTGGTCGATGAGCCGTTACCGCATGGTCCGAATGCCTGAGGTCATAGAGTAACCCGGCAAGTCCTGCCAAGCATTGCGGTTGCGACTCCCAGGGTCGCGGTCAGGAGCTGTTGACCTGCTCCCCCCATCCGCAAGGCCATTTGAAGCGGGCTAAATGCATATCTGGAACTTGTAAATAGGACGTTAATGGTCGTATATTCAGGCACCACCGGGGACTGTCGTGGAAGCGATTGATATTCAGTCTTTTATAGAAGTGTAGTTGGATGGTGGCAAAGCACAAATGAGTGCTGACCAGCGTACTGGCAGCTGGTGGACAACCGGCAATTCGGATATACGGAGGTCTCAAGAGATGAGTCTTGCAGAGCAGATTAAACTCGACATCGAAACCACCCCCATCATCTTGTATATGAAGGGCACCAAGGAGCAACCCCAGTGCGGCTTTTCAAACGCGGTGGTCCAGGTGCTGGATTTCTATGGGGTGGACTATAAGGACGTGAACATATTCGAGGACCCCGAAATTCGGGTGCGTCTATCAGAGCATTCCAACTGGCCTACGATCCCGCAACTTTTCGTGAACGGAGAACTGATCGGCGGGGCCGATATCGTCATGGACTTGCACAATAAGGGGGAGATGATCACCGTCCTTGAGCCGGCGCTGATATCGCCATCCCAGTCCTGAGGGCTTTTCGGTCAACGCGGGGATGCTGAGTCGGTCTGCACGGACTCCTGGCGGCGTGCCACACTACTCCCGGCGATGCTTGGCTGCGGCTCGAGATGCACCCCGTGGATGGGTGTCCTTAAGGTCTGCCGCGGACTAGCGCTATTGATCCAGGCGGGTTGGGCTCGTTCGGCTCGAGGTCGCCCCGGACCTCTACGGGATATGCCGAAGAGGTCCAAGTGGAGCCTCCTTCCGGCAGCGCAGGGAGCAGATTCAGCGCGCTTATCAACGAGAACTTAAATACCGGGCCTGGTGATCAAAGAGGAAGAGGGATTGGATGGAAGTGAGACCCAATAATACAGAGCGCATCACCAATATGGGCCTCTTCGAGCTGGTTGGGAAAACCCCCCTGGTTTCCATATTGATATTCTCCGGTGAATACCCCGCTGCAACGGTGTCGGCGAAGGCGGAATATCTGAATCCTGGGGGTTCCTTAAAAGATAGGCCCGTCGCAAGGATGCTGCTGAATGCTCTCAAGCGGGGCCAGTTAAATGATGGCAAAGTGATTCTGGACTCGACTTCAGGTAACGCCGGCATCGCTTATGCCATCTATGGTCAAGCTCTTGGATGCCAGGTGGAGTTGGTGATCCCTGGGAATGCCAGCAGAGAGCGCCTGATGCGTATCAAGGCACATGGGGCCAAAGTGATATTGACCGATCCTCTAGAAGGCTACGATGAAGCATTGCGGGAAGTTCAGCGCCGATTCATCTCCTGAAAAGTACTATTTTGCGAACCAGTACGGAAATGACGACAACTGGCTGGCCCATTACGAAACAACGGGAGCGGAAATTGTATCGCAATCGCCGGATCTAACGCACTTTGTAGGTGGGATCGGCACCGGTGGTTCCGTGACAGGCATTTCGCGAAGATTGAAGGAGCACAATCGGAATGTAACCATCGTCG
This Candidatus Neomarinimicrobiota bacterium DNA region includes the following protein-coding sequences:
- a CDS encoding DsrE family protein, with amino-acid sequence MARILIISTHGSEDPTRAGLAFFLAQGSIEAGHEPEVILAGDASVLARKVVSDSVLPVGIPPLKDLIQSALENNVPIYT
- a CDS encoding DUF309 domain-containing protein; its protein translation is MIASVGMPPRKRKRAELGRLSEPHLSQNQEVEFARGVALFNKQQYYEAHEAWENVWRDMSDKQEDDAEIIFRGLIQFTAGLHLFSIGKLEGAMRNLLKAKEKLALYDKPFLGIDLNGLVATIPSSVNAPQEPSGYQILLAVKHEN
- a CDS encoding 4a-hydroxytetrahydrobiopterin dehydratase, with amino-acid sequence MQLLKDMSCQACRKDSPRVTEEEIQELLPKLPDWALVERSGIPRLERAYRFENFAQALLFTTGVGQLAEQEGHHPALLTEWGKVTVTWWTHVIHGLHRNDFIMAAKTDGLYP
- the grxD gene encoding Grx4 family monothiol glutaredoxin is translated as MSLAEQIKLDIETTPIILYMKGTKEQPQCGFSNAVVQVLDFYGVDYKDVNIFEDPEIRVRLSEHSNWPTIPQLFVNGELIGGADIVMDLHNKGEMITVLEPALISPSQS